The stretch of DNA TCCTCTCTCTACCCTTCCTTGTCGACTTAAACAAGTACCAGGATCAATACAAGCCGCTCATCGAAGACGCGCTTAATCGCAAAGTCCAACTGCAAGACATCCGCTTGACCATCTGGCCACGTATCGGCGCACGTGTAACTGGCTTTGCCGTATTGGATGACCCGGCGTTTGATTCAAGTCCGTTCACCTCGCTCACCTCGCTCGATGTAGGGGTCAAACTGACGCCCCTGTTGAGCGGCAAAGTCGAAGTTGAAGAGATCACGCTCCGAGACCCAGTGATCACCGTCATCAAGAATAAGAATGGCGTCCTGAATGTGTCCACGCTCGGTCGCTCTGGTGTGGCAACGCCTGTCACGCCGTCGCACGCACCGGTTCCATCGGCCGAAGGTCCGCTCAAGATACTCGCGCTGCTGGCAGTTGACCAGGTCTCCATCGTGGGTGGGAAACTGACCTATCGCGATCTGTCAACAACTAGCCCGACTGAGTATGTGTTGCAGGAATTGGAACTGCTCCTGAAATCCGTACGACTGGGCCAAACCCCCAGTCTTCATCTGGCGACACTCATTCAACCATTCAACATGCCGGTGACTCTCAACGGCACGTTCGGGCCTCTTAAGGAAACAACGGACATCGATGCGATCAATATGCAACTCGCGCTGGGGAAAACCTCCTTGTCGATTACCGGAAGCATGGCCGAACATGACGCGAAGATCAACGTCGGTTCAGCGGTGATTAACACGGCCGATCTTCCGGTCGCTCTTCCGCTGAAGAAGCCGGTTGAGATACAGAACCTCCAGGTCGTCGCGGAGGTCAAGGGCCAGGAGGCACGCCTGCACAACCTGTCGCTGCACCTCTTCGGTGGGGAGGTGAAGGCACAGGGGACACTCACCTCCGGTTCCGACGCTCCTCCATTCGGAGCCAAGTTGACGATGAAAGACCTACAGCTCGGTCCAGCTCTTGAGGCAATTGCCGCCCTGGAAGTATCGATCAACGGAGCGGCTCAAGGAGACATGACCTTGCAGGGCCATGGTTTCTCGATGGCAGACCTCACTAAATCCCTAGAAGGAGCGGGCCATGTCGCAGTGAAAGAAGGGAAGGTCGAAGGGGCGAATTTGCTGCAGGAGGCCGTCTCCATCCTCAACGTCGCCGGCATTCACATCGACAATCCAAAAGTGACAGCCTTTTCGACTGTTGAGACGGATCTGGCCATCAAGCAAGGAGTTATTTACGTCCAGCGTCTCCTGATGGATAGCCATGATTTCCAAGCCACCGGAGGGGGGACTGTCGGATTTGATCACACTCTGAATCTCGTGGTAAACCTCAACCTCTCACAAGACCTCAGTCAGAAAATCGCCGGCTCCTCTCCTGTCGCTAAATTGGCCATCAGGGATGGGCGACTCGTTCTGCCGCTCCTCATCACCGGCACCGCGCAGGCGCCCTCATTCGGATTGGACATGAAGAGGATCAGCGGAAAGGTTCAAGAGCAGGTGCAGAAAAAAGTTGAGGAAGCCGTCGGCAGGCTTCTGAAAGGCACCACGAAACCGGAAGATCTGAAACAACAGGGCCAAGAGTTGTTCAAAGACTTCCTTGGACGCTAGGAGGATTGCCCTATGAATCCCATGGACACTATCGTGCAATACGCGGTGCAGTATGGAATGCAGGCTGTTGTGGCAATCGCCATTTTCACTGCCGGAGCGATGGCGGCACGATGGACGGGCAATCTCGCTCAGCAGCAACTAGAACGCTACACGCTGGAACCGCCCGTTCGCCTGTTACTCGTCCGCATCGTCAAGATTATCGTGCTGTTGTTTACGGCGGTCGTCGCGCTCGACGCGTTGGGAGTCCCGATCGCTCCGCTCGTCGCGGGGATCGGCGTCGCCGGCGTAGGGATCGGCCTCGCTCTTCAAGGGGTCTTGAGCAACGTGATGGCCGGGCTCTCGATCATCTTCACAAAACCGTACAAGGTCGGAGAACACATCTCATTGTTGGGCGTCCATGGCGATGTGATATTGATCGACATTTTCTCGACGACACTGATGCATCCGGACCGCTCGCGCGTCATTATCCCTAATCGGAAGATCGTTGGGGAAATCCTCCACAATTTTGGCATGATCCGACAGATCCACATGACCGTCGACGTGGCCTATACCACGGATCTTAACCAGGCGCTAACGATTATTCGTGAGGTCGTGACCGGTCATCCGCACGTGCTGAAAGATCCACCCCCTTCCGTCGGCATCAGTAACCTTGGTCATCCCGCTGTCACGATCGCTGTAGAGCCATGGTCCGCAGTCGCGCATTATAGTTCTACCCAGGCCGAAATAAACAAAGCGATTATTGAGCGATTGCGAGATGTTCGCGTTCAATTTCCTTCCGCTCCTCCTCCCCCGCCAGTATGAGCGCAAGGAACTCTTCCTATTCTCGTCCGTGAGGGGTGGAATCCAGAAAGGTTCCGAGACCATCCCGTCCTTGTGGCATTTTAGGTCTTTTATTGCGGCAAGAGGCCACAACAGCACGCATACGTGTAGGCCTGTAGGTGTTGTCAGTTATCGCAAACCATGTGAATTACATGGCAAGCTGGTGTCAACTCTACAGGGGCACCAAGATTGCTCGATCTCTGGGTACGGTTCTCAAACTTTGGCGTTGCGATTCGTCACGAAGTCGGCTATACAGGCATCCCCAAAACTTGAGTGCTGTATCGTGTTGGAGATATCGGATTGATGGACATTTAGTCACGTACGTGGCTCAGGAACCTGAGATTGATTTAGCATTTGAGAAAAACGTGATGTCATCGTCACCCCTCGTCTTAATCACGCCGTCTTCTTCTTCCATCATAGATCATGTATGCGCTGCTGACGTACCTGTCCGCTTCAAAATCATTCCACGCTTTATCCGTAGCTTCCAGCGGACAATTGAATACGATAGCAGGCTGACTGTCTGAACCAAGAATACGAACGCTCTCTAATTGTGGACATTGGGATATTTCGTGAATATCTCGCAATAGCGAAGATAGGGCGGGCGTCGTTGCCTTGAACCTTGCTCCAGAGGAGGAGAGATCATGCTGAAAGAGTTTAAGGAATTTGCCCTGAGGGGCAATGTGCTCGATATGGCGATCGGAATCATCATTGGAGCTGCATTTGGAAAGATTGTTACGTCGCTCGTCAGCGACGTGCTGATGCCACCTCTCGGGCTGCTGCTCGGTAAGGTCGATTTCTCAAGTCTTTTTCTGAATCTTTCCGGCATCCCCCAACAGTCATTAGCCGCGGCCAAGGCAGCCGGAGCCCCCACGATCAATTACGGGGTCTTTCTTCAGACCGTGTTTGATTTCGTCATTATTGCGTTCGTAATCTTCATGTTGGTCAAGCAGGTGAACCGGCTCAAGAAACCGGAGGCACCGACCGTCCCTACGACCAAAGAGTGCCCACAGTGTTTATCGACGATTCCGATTAAGGCAACCAGGTGCGCACACTGTACGTCCAATATCTAAGGTGCGCTATGAGTGATTCAACACATACAACTCACCTCACCAAACAAAAGGAGACCATGATGAAAGCCATAAAGATCTCTGTCCTGGCTGTCAGTATGCTGGCTATCGCCGGCAATGCGGGAGCCATCGATTTCGGTGCCATCTGCTGCGATGGCGGCTATGAATACCGCCACCCATCGGCCTGGGAAAAAGAACAGCAGCGGTTGAGAGATCAACTGGCCGCCGCACAGAAGCAGTTGGCCGATCGCGATCGTGAAATCGCCTCCCTCCGATCTAGTGCGGGTGATTCAGTCCGATCAGCCCAGGCTGAAGTCGACCGGTCCAAGTCGCGTATCGCGGAGCTTGAAGGGCAGCTGGCAGATCGAGATCGTGAGATGGCCTCTCTGCGGGCCGGTGCCGGCGATTCCTCCAGACTGGCAAGCCAACTGTCCTCGAGTCAAGCGGAACGGGATCGTTTGGCTTCAGAGCTTGCTGCGAGCCAAGCGTCGCTTGCAGCGCTTCAAGCTGGTGCGGGAGACAAGGACAAACTGGCCCCAGAACTCGCTGCTGCCAAACAACGCATTGCCGACCTTGAAAAACAACTCGCCGATCGAGATCGAGAACTGGTCGCACTTCGCGGCGACCTCTCCTCCGAAATGGCCAAACTGAAAGAAGCGCAACGCGGACTCATTCGTGCGCTGAGACCCGAGATCGAGAAGAAGCATATCACCGTCGAATTAGACAATGAGCGACTGCTGATCAACCTGGCCTCGGGGTACCTCTTTGGTTCCGGCGAAGATCAGCTCAAGCCGGCTGGCGCCGACGCACTGAAGCAAGTTGGTACCATCCTCAAAGATTTCCCCGAATATAAAGTTGCCGTGGACGGTCACACTGACGACCGGCCGATCCGGTCCACGCTCAAGAGGAAATTTCCTTCCAATAAGGAACTTTCCGAGGCGCGCGCGGCTAACGCAGCCGTAGCCTTGGCCGATGGTGGACTCACCGGAGCCGCCACAGCCGGCTACGCCGATACAATGCCGGTGGCACCAAACACCTCCGATGCAGGTCGGGCGAAAAACCGGCGCGTCGAGGTAAGGGTCACGAGGTAGGAGACATAGTTCATCTTGCTGGGCGAGGGAGCAGTTCTCCTCTTCCTCGCCCATCTCGATGCTGCGATGGGAAAGGAAGAGGGCAGGTTCCCCAGCTTGCGGGGCATTTAACGGCCATGGGGGGATCCTCATGAACCGATACATCACATGGGCATCGTACATCGCGTTGGCGCTTGTTGCAGCAGGATGCACTCGAGAGCCGATTTGCTGTGACGGCGGGTATGAATATCGGCATGCCGGCCGGACGGCTGAATCACCCAAACCGGACGAGCGCGACGCGAAGATCGCAATGTTGGAACAAGAGCGTCAACAGCAAACCGAATCGCTGGCGGCACTGCGGAGCCAAGTGGAGGAGCTCGAACGCCAACTCGCCGCGCAAGAGGCTACCCGCGTGACGCCGGTCGCGCAGGCCCAGCGTGGGCTCGGGGTGGCACTACGGCCTGAAATCGAGAAAGGCGACATCACGGTAGACGTGAACAGCGAACGCCTGTTGATCAAGCTCGCATCGACGTACTTGTTCGATTCCGGGCATGATGCCTTGAGGCCGGCAGGAATCGATGCACTCAAGCGTACCGGAGAGATTCTCAAGGATTACCCGGAATATCAGATGGAGGTCACTGGACATACCGACAACGTGCCGATTGGCAGCAAGCTCCTCCCGCGATTTGCGGACAATGAGGCGTTGTCCACTGCGCGTGCCGAGCAGGCCGCGCGCGTGCTCCAAGACAGTGGCGTTGATCCATCCAAGCTTCTGGTTCGTGGGTACGGTGACGCTCAACCGCTGGCAACAAATGATAACGAAGATGGTCGGCGTATGAATCGGCGCGTAGAGATTCGAGTTACACCGAAAAGATGAGCCGTTGGGATCAGCAATTTTGCGACGAAAGACGATTGAAGGAAGCTGGAGGATTCTGAAGACGGATAACTAGTGGACTCTCCGCCGTAGATCGGGCGGCGTATTCATGATGAATATGCCGCCCGCTTCTCTCCCTGCACATCACAGATGACAGTCGCTCTCCCTGCGAGTTCCCGCGATTGACTCCCCTGCCACGGTTGCCAAAATTTTATAGTGTCCAAGCCCCAGTTCTTTCCCATATGCTTCTCCCACCAACACATCCTGCACATGTTGGTGATCCCACGCCCGGAAAACGGACTTGCCCTCTTTGAGACCGTCAAATTCATGTCCTTCCAGCGCCTTGATCACCGCCTGTGTGTCGGTCATGCCTGCTCGCTGAGCGGCCTCGAGAATCTGGGGTCATAGCCGCATATCCCAGGTAACACCGCGAGGTCGGAGTGTGATTGTACTTGTCGATCACCCCTTGGATGAATCGGCGGGAGCTGTCGGTATCGATCTTCGGATCCCAGATCAAGCCCCACATTCCCGCATTGTTGGCATACCCAAGCGGCCGTCCAATCTGTTCTCCACCAATCATTCCCCCGACTCCAATCTTCTCCTTGGTCAACTCCAGCTTGGCATAGCCTTTGAGGGCATGGACCAAATCCCACCCGTAGAGATTGAGCAGGATTAGCGACGGATGTTTATCCTTCGCCCCCGCAAGGGCCGACGTAAAGTCCGTGGATCCAAACGGCATCAGTGCCTCGCCGGCGAATTCAACGCCATGGGCTTGCCCCGCTGTGACCATCGCTTGGGCTGTCGATTTGCCGTCGAGTGTGCTGGTCGTAATCATATACCAGCGGGTGCCGTATGCTTTAACAAGATGCGGAACGACGGCCTGCGACATCATCGTGGCGTTGGGCATAAACACAAAGGTATGTGAATTACAGGCAGCGCCGGTCAGCTCGGGAAGAGAGGCACCGGTGACCATGAACAGTTTGTTTTCTTTCTGAGCCAAGGCGCTCACTGCCAAAGCGCAGTCGCCGTTGAAGGTTCCCATCAAGAAGTCCACCCGTTCCTCCTTGATAAACTTTGTCGCGGCTTTAACTGCTGTTTCCGGATCCGAGGCATCGTCCGCTTCAAGGATGACGATCGGCCGCCCCAACACTCCACCCCGTTTATTGAACAGATCTACCGCTACATTGGCACCGTGCACGTCGTGGATCGACGAGGTCTTATAGGGGCTCGATAACGGATCGATGATCCCAACCTTGATCGGTTCGGCTGCGTGCGCCTGTCGCGAGCGTGGCGCGATGCTAAGAATTTGGCTGGCCAGATCCCCAAAAACTAGAGCTCCGCCAGTTGTAGCCGAAAGTTGTAGGAACGTTCTGCGAGAGATGCTAACCATGGCGACAATCCTCCTCTTTCATGGCAGGCCGGCTAGTCGGGTTCACATGGTTACACTGAACCTAACCGCTCTTGCAACAGATACGTCCACTCAGAGGAGAGAGCAGGGATGTCAAGAGTATGCTAAAGGTTGCCGACCCTGAGCATACGGTCGCGGCTCAATATAGGGCGGCGTGGCGGAGAACGATGATGAGAATCTTTTCCGGGTCACTAACTATATTGGTCTTCTGTGTAGACCTGCTTGATCGACCAGAAGACTGCTTCTTTCAATTTCTTAATCTGCGGATCCGGCGGATCATTCCGGATTTTTTGCAATTTCTTGTCGAGATCGAATAGCGGCTTCACCGACCGACGGTCCGGCACCCTACCCAACGCCCACGCCACTTCGGTTTGTACCGTGATGTCGATGCCGGGGGGATCGAGCATCTCCAGAAGCGGCGGGATGACGGACGAATCGTTGTGAATGTTGCCTAAGTCGCCCAATCCCTTTGCGGCCGCCGCTTGCAGTTCCGGTTGCCTCGAGTGTTTCAGGATATCGACCAGAATCGGTATGCCTTCTTTCCCCATGTTTCCAAGCGCCACAGCAGCTTGCTTGGACAGCTCTTTATCCTTCAGCGCTTCTTTTAATTTCGGCAAAGCCTCATCAGCTTCCATTTCTCCCAAGAGGGAAATGATCTTCAATTTTCTGAGCTGGCTCGTGTCCGATTTGTCCAAGAGCTTGAGTAGGCGATCCGGCTGTCCCCACTCGGCTGTGACAATCACGGGGAAGTCATACTGTTCCAGCCGCTCTTTCAATCGTTCCATGGCATAGGCCCCCGCATCGGCAGCTTTCGCGGTTTGAGCTGCGGCGACCGCGTCTTCGAAGTCCGTCCGGACCTCTTTCTGCCAATTGATCTTCATCGTTCCGAGCAGATAGTTCAGTTGGCATGCAGGACCTTTCCACAGGCGGGAGGGCGCATCAGGCAAGTCGGCGTCTCCACCGGCCGTCGTCGTGCCTTCCCATGTTTTGCGCTGCTCGCATTTCACCTTAAACAGAACGTCATGAGGCTTGGTGCGGTCCTGAACAATCGTATAGCCTAATTCTTGAAGGCGACGTGACGTCACCTCCGCAATGGGCTTGGCATCGATCGCTCCCTTGTCTGTGAGAGCAATTGCATCGACCAACACTGTTTGAATCTTTGCTAATTGGGCTTTTTGCTCTACTGTGAAGTAATCCCGATACGCCCACACAGGCCCGGTAAGAACACCCAAAAGAATGAATAAGACGAATAAAGAGGCTCGCATGAGGCACCTCCTACGGTAACGAATCGAAGAGGAGAGGGTCGCTTCTGCAACCCCAGAGATTGAAACCTGCACATCCCCCTGTTTTCTGAGGGTGAGTTCCCGAAGCGACGGGGCTATCTAAGCCGGCATAATTATTATACCCGCCGATAACCGTTCACGCCATAGAAAGCCATCCTGAAATCACGAATCGATGTCGAGGAAGTCCAAAACGCCCTGGAGAAGTCGAGGCAGTTCTTCTCCCGTACACAGCCTTTTCGCTCACAGATCGACAGTGTTGGTTTCTTCCTCAGCGTCAAGTCTCGCTCAACAAGAGCCCCGCAGGAGTATGGGTTGACACTGGGGCTCTTCCAACGGTACAAAAGGCTTACATCATCGAGTATTTTCGCCTGTTTGCTGAGCTCATTACGAGGAGTCTCCGGTCCTCTCCCCTGTGCGAGAGTGGCGGAACTGGCAGACGCGCGAGACTTAGGATCTCGTGGGCAACCGTGGGGGTTCAAGTCCCCCCTCTCGCACCAGACGATGTCATCACAGCCGGTTCGTGTTGGCTGTGTCGCCGAAGTAAGGGTGTGCGATAGTCATGAAGATGGAAGTCACGGAACTGGGACCGATGAAGCGGGCTCTCAAGATCGAGGTGCCGGCCGATGAGGTCACAGCGCGGTTCACAAGAGCGTACACTGAGCTGAATCGGCAGGTCAGTATCCCGGGGTTCCGTCCTGGCAAAGCGCCAGTGGCTCTGCTCGAGAAGAAATACGCAAAAACTATCGAAGAGGATGTGATCCGGAGCCTCGTGCCTGACTATTACGACCGAGCGGTCCGTCAAGCCGGAATCGTGCCGGTCTTGGTGGAAATCCCACCGCTCGAGCGAGTCAAAATAAAGAAAGATACGCCCTTCACTTTTACTGCAACGGTCGAGATTAAACCGAAAATCGATTTACGGGACTACAAAGCGCCAAATCCCATTTCCTTGAAACCGGACAAGCGGACAGTCACGGATGAGCAGATCAATCGGGGCTTGGAGGTCCTACGCGAACAACATGCTCGCCTCGATGCTGCTCCGGCTGGGCATGTGCTCAGCGACGGAGACTATGCCATTCTCGACCTGGAAGGGTCTCTGGACGGCAAACCGCTTGAGGGAACGAAAAAAGACGGTCAACTCCACAAAGTCGGTTCGAATGCTGCCATCCTGGGAATCGAGATCGATCGTCACGTGCTAGGGAAGCACGAAGGTGAAATCGTCACCATCCCGCAACCCTATCCCGCCAATCATCCGGACCAGCGGGTTGCCGGGAAAACCATGACGTTTGTCCTGACGATCAAAGCCATAAAACAGAAAATGCTTCCGGCTCTGGACGACGAGTTTGCGAAGGACTGTGGTCCTTACACGTCCCTCCAGGAGATCAAGGACCGTCTTCAGAGTGAAATGGAAAAGGCGCTGAAGAAGGAGATCGAAGACACCTACAAGGATACGATCCTGAAGCGCCTGATCGAAACTCATCATTTTGATCTACCCGAAACCTTAATCGAGCGAGAACTGGAAGCCATCGTCCGTCAGCAGATTCAACAGCAGCGACGAGGTGGCGCGGATTCTTCGCCGGCCGGCCAGGAAAATATTAAGAAAGTCCGTGACGACAACCGGCAAGAGGCCGAACGCCGCGTGAAAATCGGATTGATTCTCGAAGCCATTGCTGAAAAAGAAGGGCTCTCCGTGACTCAGGACGACGTCAACGCGGAGATTGCGAGGTTGGCCGCTGAGCTCAGAATGCCAACGGCTGAACTCGTCAAGATGATCCAAGCCGGAGGGCGGGACTCCATCGATGAATTACGCGCCCGTATCCTTGCAGACAAAGCGCTGGACTTCGTGTATTGCCATGCCGTGATTCAAGGATAGGCATCTAACCGTACTATGTCATTCGAAAGGAACGACGTGCATGCTAGTTCCCATCGTCATTGAGCAAACCAATCGCGGCGAGCGCGCATATGATATCTATTCCAGACTGCTCAAGGATCGTATCATTTTCCTCGGCGCACCGATCGACGATGTCTTCGCGAATCTGATCATCGCCCAGCTGCTCTTTCTCGAGGCAGAGGATCCGGAGAAGGACATTAATCTCTACATCAATTCTCCCGGTGGCAGCGTCACGGCCGGCCTGGGCATTTACGACACGATGCAATACGTCAAACCGCCCATCAACACAATCTGCCTGGGCCAAGCAGCGAGCATGGGTGCATTGTTGTTGACGGCCGGCACCAAAGGAAAGCGCTATGCCTTGCCGAACGCGCGAGTCATGATTCACCAGCCGATGGGAGGGTTTCAGGGCCAGGCCACCGAAATCGACATCCATGCGAGAGAAATCCTGAAGATCCGCGAGCGACTGAACGAAATCATGGCGAAACATTCGGGACAGCCGCTGGAAAAGATCGCGGCCGATACCGAGCGCGATTACTTTATGTCGGGGGAAGAAGCCAAACGCTACGGTTTAATCGATGAAGTGATTACGCGCCCTCCCAAGCACCTCAAAGCGGTGTCTGGCGGAGAGAGCGGAAAAGACGGGGCCAAGGACAAGTAACACAGGAGGACGCATGGCCAAGCAGGAGAAGATGGATCGGCATCTCCGCTGTTCGTTCTGCGGAAAAAGTCGAGACGAGGTCCGTAAGCTCATCGCCGGTCCCACCGTCTATATCTGCGACGAATGCGTCAATCTGTGCAACGACATCATCGCCGAGGATTGGGAAGAAGCCAAAGAGGAGATTTCTTCCAAGCTCAAGAAACCTTCCGAAATCAAACATCACCTCGATCAATATGCCATCGGCCAGGAGCGGGCGAAAAAGATCCTATCGGTGGCCGTCCATAACCACTACAAGCGAATCTCCGCCAAGGAGAAAGAAGTCGACGACGTCGAGTTGCAGAAGGGCAACATTCTGATGGTCGGGCCCACCGGCACGGGCAAAACCTTGTTGGCGCAGACTCTCGCCAAGTATCTGGATGTGCCCTTCACGCTGGCCGATGCCACGACGTTGACTGAGGCCGGATATGTCGGCGAAGACGTCGAGAATATCATTCTCAAATTGCTCCAAGCCGCAGACTACGATGTCGAGCGTGCGGAACGCGGCATCGTGTACATCGACGAAATCGACAAGATCAGCCGAAAAAGCGACAGCCCGTCGATAACACGAGATGTCTCGGGTGAGGGTGTCCAGCAGGCTCTCCTGAAATTGATCGAGGGCACGGTTGCCAACGTCCCGCCGCAAGGTGGACGCAAGCATCCTCATCAGGAATTTATTCAAGTCAATACGAGCAATATCCTCTTCATCTGCGGCGGCGCGTTCGTGGGACTTGAGCAGATCATCGAACAACGGCTGAATCGTAAAGCGATGGGCTTCGGCGCTGAGGTGCGCGGGAAGAGCGACGCCAGGCTAGGCGAGCTTTTCGAGAAAGTTCAACCGGAGGACTTTCTCAAATATGGCTTGATTCCGGAATTTATCGGCCGTCTTCCCGTGGTTGCCACATTGGACGAGCTCGACGAGCGGGCCTTGATTCGGATTCTCACCGAACCACGCAACGCCCTGACCAAGCAGTATGAAAAACTGCTCTCGTTCGAAAAGGTCAAGCTGAAATTCACGGATGGAGCCTTGGCTGCAGTCGCGCGCAAAGCCTATGCTCAAAAGACCGGTGCCCGGGGACTCCGCGCGATCCTCGAGGAAGTCATGCTGGATTTGATGTACGATGCTCCTTCGCAGAAACAGATCAAGGAAGTCGTCATTACCGAAGACGCGATTCTCGGGAAACATCCTCCCATCCGGATCTTCGAGCAGGACAAGGACGCTAAGAGTGCCTAACTAATTGAAATCGCTGCTTAGTCTCGTCGCCGCGGCACCCGTCCCAGCGAGGTGATGTTCGCTGTTTCCACCCTGGCCTATTCCCACTGACGAGTCTCTGTCCTACTCGAGGCTTTGAGGCAAAGATCGCCCCATTCCGCGTCTCTGGTTTTTCTCGACATCGAAGCGGGCTGCGCTATACTTGCATTGTTGCAAGTAGCGGGAGGACTTGTGAAATACCCAGTTGCTTCGAGTCTGCGGCATAAGGGAAAGACACTCGACGTCGATCCTGCCCGTGAAGTGATCACTCTCCTCGGACTGAATGGCGAACCACTTGGGAACCTGTCGTGGGACTTCGTCGTTGACCAAATCCTCGCCTATCGAAAACCTCCAGTCGCACGGGAGACCCGCGCCGAACCCCGAGTGACCTTATCGTTTCGTGTGAAATACAAGACCCCGGAGGGGAATCACTTCGAAAGTCGGGCCGGTGGCATCGGCGGGGGTGGACTCTTCATCGAAAGCCAGTCAACGCTCCCCGTCGGGACCAAGCTCGTTATGGAGTTTTCTCTCCCCGAACGCCCGAACGAGTGGCTGCCGGCAAAAGGCGTTGTGGCTTGGGTTTGCCCTAAAGCCGATCAGTACACGTTCAGCCCGGGGATGGGGGTCAGATTTACCGAGATCGATTCCGGGGTACGAGAGCAAGTGTTAGCACTAGTCACGTCGATCCAGAACATGGGACAAGCCGTTTAGGACAAACCATATGCCCAGACAGCAAGACACCGCCCGATCGTTTAAGGGGACCGACGCGACAAAGTTTTCTGTGACTGCGACACCCGGCTACGAAGGCCACGTGCTTGAAATGGACGTGAACCAAGAAGCCGTCTTACTCCGGGGAGCCAAGGGGCAGCTCATTGGAACCATGCCGTGGAGTGGAGTGATCGATCGTATCCTCGCGAACGAGGACGATGCTCGATTTGCCCATTCTCGAGCCCATCCACGAGCCCCCCTCGCTGTGAAGGTTCGGTATACGACCATTGACGGCAAACAGTTCGATAGCCTGACCGGCGGGATTGGTGGAGGGGGGTTATTCATCGAGAGCAGCACTCCCCTTGCACCGGGCACCGAGTTGTCAGTGGAATTCGCTCTCCCGGACCGTCCATGGGAACGACTCAAGGCTAAAGCCAAAGTGGCGTGGACCAGGAACAAACCGGAACGTTATCTTCTCTTCCCGGGAATGGGAGTCCAATTCATAAACATTGACCCCGGTTCCCAGCAGCAGTTGGTCGAGCTCGTCACTGCATTGAACCGGAGCCGGTCGACGACTTAGCAGCAGCCAGACCCATTTGCGCCCACTGACGAACCCCCCGATCAGGATCCCGACTTGCCACGGCGGCAAGAGCCTCTTTCGTCTCGGGATCTCCGATCTTTCCCAATCGGTAGGCTGCTTCCGTCCGCA from Nitrospiraceae bacterium encodes:
- a CDS encoding OmpA family protein codes for the protein MMKAIKISVLAVSMLAIAGNAGAIDFGAICCDGGYEYRHPSAWEKEQQRLRDQLAAAQKQLADRDREIASLRSSAGDSVRSAQAEVDRSKSRIAELEGQLADRDREMASLRAGAGDSSRLASQLSSSQAERDRLASELAASQASLAALQAGAGDKDKLAPELAAAKQRIADLEKQLADRDRELVALRGDLSSEMAKLKEAQRGLIRALRPEIEKKHITVELDNERLLINLASGYLFGSGEDQLKPAGADALKQVGTILKDFPEYKVAVDGHTDDRPIRSTLKRKFPSNKELSEARAANAAVALADGGLTGAATAGYADTMPVAPNTSDAGRAKNRRVEVRVTR
- a CDS encoding AsmA family protein → MRIVVGLGVIVLLLLGLILSLPFLVDLNKYQDQYKPLIEDALNRKVQLQDIRLTIWPRIGARVTGFAVLDDPAFDSSPFTSLTSLDVGVKLTPLLSGKVEVEEITLRDPVITVIKNKNGVLNVSTLGRSGVATPVTPSHAPVPSAEGPLKILALLAVDQVSIVGGKLTYRDLSTTSPTEYVLQELELLLKSVRLGQTPSLHLATLIQPFNMPVTLNGTFGPLKETTDIDAINMQLALGKTSLSITGSMAEHDAKINVGSAVINTADLPVALPLKKPVEIQNLQVVAEVKGQEARLHNLSLHLFGGEVKAQGTLTSGSDAPPFGAKLTMKDLQLGPALEAIAALEVSINGAAQGDMTLQGHGFSMADLTKSLEGAGHVAVKEGKVEGANLLQEAVSILNVAGIHIDNPKVTAFSTVETDLAIKQGVIYVQRLLMDSHDFQATGGGTVGFDHTLNLVVNLNLSQDLSQKIAGSSPVAKLAIRDGRLVLPLLITGTAQAPSFGLDMKRISGKVQEQVQKKVEEAVGRLLKGTTKPEDLKQQGQELFKDFLGR
- a CDS encoding mechanosensitive ion channel domain-containing protein; translation: MNPMDTIVQYAVQYGMQAVVAIAIFTAGAMAARWTGNLAQQQLERYTLEPPVRLLLVRIVKIIVLLFTAVVALDALGVPIAPLVAGIGVAGVGIGLALQGVLSNVMAGLSIIFTKPYKVGEHISLLGVHGDVILIDIFSTTLMHPDRSRVIIPNRKIVGEILHNFGMIRQIHMTVDVAYTTDLNQALTIIREVVTGHPHVLKDPPPSVGISNLGHPAVTIAVEPWSAVAHYSSTQAEINKAIIERLRDVRVQFPSAPPPPPV
- a CDS encoding HEAT repeat domain-containing protein, which gives rise to MRASLFVLFILLGVLTGPVWAYRDYFTVEQKAQLAKIQTVLVDAIALTDKGAIDAKPIAEVTSRRLQELGYTIVQDRTKPHDVLFKVKCEQRKTWEGTTTAGGDADLPDAPSRLWKGPACQLNYLLGTMKINWQKEVRTDFEDAVAAAQTAKAADAGAYAMERLKERLEQYDFPVIVTAEWGQPDRLLKLLDKSDTSQLRKLKIISLLGEMEADEALPKLKEALKDKELSKQAAVALGNMGKEGIPILVDILKHSRQPELQAAAAKGLGDLGNIHNDSSVIPPLLEMLDPPGIDITVQTEVAWALGRVPDRRSVKPLFDLDKKLQKIRNDPPDPQIKKLKEAVFWSIKQVYTEDQYS
- a CDS encoding ABC transporter substrate-binding protein, with amino-acid sequence MVSISRRTFLQLSATTGGALVFGDLASQILSIAPRSRQAHAAEPIKVGIIDPLSSPYKTSSIHDVHGANVAVDLFNKRGGVLGRPIVILEADDASDPETAVKAATKFIKEERVDFLMGTFNGDCALAVSALAQKENKLFMVTGASLPELTGAACNSHTFVFMPNATMMSQAVVPHLVKAYGTRWYMITTSTLDGKSTAQAMVTAGQAHGVEFAGEALMPFGSTDFTSALAGAKDKHPSLILLNLYGWDLVHALKGYAKLELTKEKIGVGGMIGGEQIGRPLGYANNAGMWGLIWDPKIDTDSSRRFIQGVIDKYNHTPTSRCYLGYAAMTPDSRGRSASRHDRHTGGDQGAGRT
- the mscL gene encoding large conductance mechanosensitive channel protein MscL, whose amino-acid sequence is MLKEFKEFALRGNVLDMAIGIIIGAAFGKIVTSLVSDVLMPPLGLLLGKVDFSSLFLNLSGIPQQSLAAAKAAGAPTINYGVFLQTVFDFVIIAFVIFMLVKQVNRLKKPEAPTVPTTKECPQCLSTIPIKATRCAHCTSNI
- a CDS encoding OmpA family protein, encoding MNRYITWASYIALALVAAGCTREPICCDGGYEYRHAGRTAESPKPDERDAKIAMLEQERQQQTESLAALRSQVEELERQLAAQEATRVTPVAQAQRGLGVALRPEIEKGDITVDVNSERLLIKLASTYLFDSGHDALRPAGIDALKRTGEILKDYPEYQMEVTGHTDNVPIGSKLLPRFADNEALSTARAEQAARVLQDSGVDPSKLLVRGYGDAQPLATNDNEDGRRMNRRVEIRVTPKR